The following nucleotide sequence is from Streptomyces sp. HUAS CB01.
CCGCCCCGTGTCCGTGATCAGCACCAGCATCAGCCGTGCCGGGGCGAGCGCCAGCAGCTCCACGTGCCGCACGGTGGAGCGGGTCAGCGACGGGTACTGCACGACGGCGACCTGCCGGGTCAGCTGCGCCAGCAGCCGCACCGTACGGGCGACGACGTCGTCGAGGTCGACGGCGCCCTCGAGGAAGTTCTGGATCGCCCGGCGCTCGGGCGACGACAGCGGCTTGACCCCCGCGAGCCTGTCCACGAACAGGCGGTAGCCCTTGTCCGTGGGGATGCGGCCGGCACTGGTGTGGGGCTGGGCGATGTAGCCCTCCTCCTCCAGCACGGCCATGTCGTTGCGCACCGTCGCCGGCGAGACACCGAGCCGGTGCCGCTCGGTGAGCGCCTTGGAACCCACGGGCTCCTCGGTGCCCACGTAGTCCTGGACGATGGCGCGCAGCACCTCGAGTCTGCGTTCGCTGAGCATGGCGCACACCTCCAGCTGTGGTTCTTCGGCGGTCCTTCGGCCCTGTCTGGCACTCGGCCTCGCTGAGTGCCAGTTTTCCCCGGCCCAGTGTACGGCCGGGAGGTACGTCCCTAGCAAGGGCGGCCGGACACCCTACCCCGTCGCGACGAGCCATGACGCCGCTGGTCGCTCCGGGATAGCGTCGCCGTATGGACGTCCGTTGGGAAGACTTCGGCTGGGAGCGGCTCGCCGGCGGCGTCGGGCGGCGCCGCCTGCCCGTCTGGGACGCCACGGTGGGCCTGGTGGCCGGTGGGAGCGCGGTGCTCCTGTACGACACGGGCTCGACGCTCCGCGAGGGGGAGGAGCTCAGGACCCAGGCCGAGTCCCTCCTCGGCGGTCGGCGTGTGACGCATATCGCGCTCAGCCATCCCCATTTCGACCATGTCCTGGGGACGGCGGCGTTCCCGGGGGCCGAGGTGTACGGGGCGGTGGGCGTCGACAGCCTCCTGCTGCGGGACCGGGCCGTGCTGCGCGACGACGCGATCCGCCACGGAGTGCCGCCGGAGGACGCGGCGCGGGCCGCCGACGCCCTGGTCGTCCCTCGGCACGTCGTCTCGGGCGAGTGGACGCTCGACCTCGGCGGCCGCCAGGTGATGCTGGCGAACGTCGGCCCGGGTCACAGCCGTCACGACCTGGTGCTGCTGGTTCCCGGTGACCGCGAGATCGTCTTCTGCGGCGACCTGGTGGAGGAGTCGGGCGACCCGCAGGCCGGTCCGGACGCCCTCCCGTCCCGCTGGCCGGCGGCGCTGGACCGGCTGCTCGCCCTGGGCGGGGAGGACGCGGTGTACGTACCGGGGCACGGGGCGGCGGTGGACGCCGCTTTCGTACGCGCCCAACGCGATGAACTGGCCCGGCGGTTCGGGGTGTCGTAGCGTCTGACGGATGCGCAGCTACAGCCCCGATCTGACGCCCCCGTGGAAGCGGTCCGCTCCCGTGCCGGAGGTTCCCGCCGAGCCCGACCTGGTGGTCGAGGAGGTCTCCACGGGCTTCTGCGGTGCGGTGATCCGGTGCGAGGCGGGGACGGTGACGCTGGAGGACCGCTTCGGCAAGCACCGGGTCTTCCCGCTGGAGCCGCGGGGCTTCCTGCTGGAGGGCAGGCCGGTGACGCTCGTCCGGCCGTCGTCCGGGGCGCCGGCGCGGCCCACCCGCACGGCCTCCGGGTCGGTCGCGGTGCCGGGCGCCCGCGCCCGGGTCGCCCGCGCGGGCCGCATCTATGTGGAGGGGCGGCACGACGCGGAACTGGTGGAGAAGGTCTGGGGCGACGACCTGCGCATCGAGGGCGTGGTCGTCGAGTACCTGGAGGGCGTCGACGACCTGCCCGCCGTCGTCGCCGAGTTCGCCCCGGCCGCCGATGCGCGGCTGGGCGTCCTCGTGGACCATCTGGTGCCGGGTTCCAAGGAGTCCCGCATCGCGGAGTCGGTGACGGACCCGCACGTCCTGGTGGTCGGTCACCCCTACATCGACGTGTGGGAGGCCGTGAAACCGTCCTCGCTGGGCATCCCCGCCTGGCCGTCGGTGCCGCGGGGGCAGGACTGGAAGACGGGCGTCTGCCGGGCGCTCGGCTGGCCGCCGAACACGGGGGCGGCCTGGCAGCACATCCTGTCCCGGGTGAACACCTACAAGGACCTGGAACCGGCGCTGCTGGGGCGGGTCGAGGAACTGATCGACTTCGTGACGGCCTGAGCCCGGCGCGGCCCGAACACCGCGGGGCAGCCGAGAGGCAGTGCACGCGCGGCGAGCACGGGCCGGACACGCGCGGCGCCGGCAGGTGCTGGACCTCGCGACGGTGCCCGCCCGCGTCCGGACCTCGCGGCATGCGCAGGGCCCGAGCATCGCGGCACAGGCCGCCCCAGGGCCCGCCCCAGGGCCAGGACCGGGGCCCGGACCGGGGCCCGCCCGCGCCCGAACCCGCAGCACGCCCAGGACCTCGCGGCGCGCAGGGCCTGACACTCGCCGCCCGCGCCCGAACCCGCAGCACGCCCAGGACCTCAAACGGCGCGCAGGGCCCGACACTCGCCGCCCGCGCCCGAACCCGCAGCACGCCCAGGACCTCAAACGGCGCGCAGGGCCCGACACTCGCCGCCCGCGCCCGAACCCGCAGCACGCCCAGGACCTCAAACGGCGCGCAGGGCCCGACACTCGCCGCCCGCGCCCGAACCCGCAGCACGCCCAGGACCTCAAACGGCGCGCAGGGCCCGAACCACGCAGCACGCACCGCCGGACCAGGGCCCGGACCGGGGTCCGCCCGCGCCTGAACCTCGCCGCATGCGCAGGGGAGGGCTCGGACCGGGGCCTGCCCGGGCCGGAGGCCTCGCGGCATCCGCACGGCCCGAACCACGCGGCACACGCCACCGGGCCAGGGCGCCGCCCCAGACCGGCCCGGGCCCGAACCACGCAGCACGCGCAGGACCTCGCGGCGCGCACGGCCTCACGGCGCGCAGGGCCTGACACTCGCCGCCCGCGCACGGCCGAACCACGCAGCACGCACCGCCGGGCCAAGGCCCGGACCGGGGTCCGCCCGCGCCTGAACCTCGCCGCACGCGCAGGGCCTCGGCTCGCGGCATGCGCCGGCCCGAGCCTGGCCGTGAGCCGCCCCTGAGGCGCCCGGACGGGCCCCTCGCCCCCTCCGCCGGGCAGGCAGGAGGCCGTGCCGGGCAAGTGGCCCCGTCAGTCCACCAGGTCCCGGACCACCGCGTCCGCCAGCAGCCGGCCCCGCAGCGTGAGCACCGCCCGGCCCGCCTCGTACGGCCCGGGCTCCAGCAGGCCGCTCTCCAGGGCCCGGCGGGACGCGGCGAGGCCCGCCGGCCGGAGCAGGTCCAGCGGGCAGCCCTCGCGCAGCCGCAGTTCCAGCAGCACCCGCTCCACCCGCCGGTCCTCGTCCGGCAGGACCTCGCGCCCGGCGCCCGGCGAACGGCCCTCCGCCAGCGCCGCCGCGTACGCGCCGGGGTGCTTCACGTTCCACCACCGCACCCCGCCGACGTGGCTGTGGGCGCCCGGCCCGGCGCCCCACCAGTCCGCGCCGCGCCAGTACAGCTCGTTGTGCAGGCAGCGCCCGGCCTCCGAACCTGCCCAGTTGGAGACCTCGTACCAGTCGAAGCCCGCCGCGGCCAGCACCTCGTCCGCGATCAGATACCGGTCCGCGTGCACGTCGTCGTCCGTCATCGGCACCTCGCCGCGCCGTATCCGGCGGGCCAGCTGCGTGCCCTCCTCCACGATCAGGGCGTACGCGCTCACATGGTCGGGGCCGGCGCCGATCGCCGCGTCGAGCGAGGCGCGCCAGTCGTCGTCGCTCTCCCCCGGGGTGCCGTAGATGAGGTC
It contains:
- a CDS encoding MBL fold metallo-hydrolase, producing MDVRWEDFGWERLAGGVGRRRLPVWDATVGLVAGGSAVLLYDTGSTLREGEELRTQAESLLGGRRVTHIALSHPHFDHVLGTAAFPGAEVYGAVGVDSLLLRDRAVLRDDAIRHGVPPEDAARAADALVVPRHVVSGEWTLDLGGRQVMLANVGPGHSRHDLVLLVPGDREIVFCGDLVEESGDPQAGPDALPSRWPAALDRLLALGGEDAVYVPGHGAAVDAAFVRAQRDELARRFGVS
- a CDS encoding DUF3097 domain-containing protein, with translation MRSYSPDLTPPWKRSAPVPEVPAEPDLVVEEVSTGFCGAVIRCEAGTVTLEDRFGKHRVFPLEPRGFLLEGRPVTLVRPSSGAPARPTRTASGSVAVPGARARVARAGRIYVEGRHDAELVEKVWGDDLRIEGVVVEYLEGVDDLPAVVAEFAPAADARLGVLVDHLVPGSKESRIAESVTDPHVLVVGHPYIDVWEAVKPSSLGIPAWPSVPRGQDWKTGVCRALGWPPNTGAAWQHILSRVNTYKDLEPALLGRVEELIDFVTA
- the hemW gene encoding radical SAM family heme chaperone HemW translates to MPVDGALPPHALTGAGDRPLGFYLHVPYCATRCGYCDFNTYTASELRGTGGVLASRDNYADTLVEEIRLARKVLGDDPRPVRTVFVGGGTPTLLPAADLVRMLGAVREEFGLAEDAEITTEANPESVDPDYLSELRAGGFNRVSFGMQSARRHVLKVLDRTHTPGRPEACVAEARAAGFEHVNLDLIYGTPGESDDDWRASLDAAIGAGPDHVSAYALIVEEGTQLARRIRRGEVPMTDDDVHADRYLIADEVLAAAGFDWYEVSNWAGSEAGRCLHNELYWRGADWWGAGPGAHSHVGGVRWWNVKHPGAYAAALAEGRSPGAGREVLPDEDRRVERVLLELRLREGCPLDLLRPAGLAASRRALESGLLEPGPYEAGRAVLTLRGRLLADAVVRDLVD